Proteins encoded within one genomic window of Oncorhynchus tshawytscha isolate Ot180627B linkage group LG02, Otsh_v2.0, whole genome shotgun sequence:
- the LOC121840617 gene encoding protein TsetseEP-like — translation MGNRKKCLSSPDPVPHPDYRKKCLSSPDPVPHPDYRKKCLSSPDPVPHPDYRKKCLSSPDPDPHPDYRKKCLSSPDPVPHPDYRKKCLSSPDPVPHPDYRKKCLSSPVPQPDYRKKSLSSPDPQPDYRKKCLSSPDPVPQPDYRKKCLSSPDPVPHPDYRKKCLSSPDPVPHPDYRKKSLSSPDPVPHPDYRKKCLSSPDPVPHPDYRKKCLSSPDPVPQPDYRKKCLSSPDPVPHPDYRKKCLSSPDPQPDYRKKSLSSPDPVPQPDYRKKCLSSPDPVPQPDYRKKCLSSPDPQPDYRKKSLSSPDFTT, via the exons ATGGGAAAcag GAAGAAGTGTCTGTCCTCACCAGACCCAGTTCCACATCCTGACTACAGGAAGAAGTGTCTGTCCTCACCAGACCCAGTCCCACATCCTGACTACAGGAAGAAGTGTCTGTCCTCACCAGACCCAGTTCCACATCCTGACTACAGGAAGAAGTGTTTGTCCTcaccagacccagacccacaTCCTGACTACAGGAAGAAGTGTCTGTCCTCACCAGACCCAGTTCCACATCCTGACTACAGGAAGAAGTGTCTGTCCTCACCAGACCCAGTTCCACATCCTGACTACAGGAAGAAGTGTCTGTCCTCACCAGTCCCACAACCTGACTACAGGAAGAAGAGTCTGTCCTCACCAGACCCACAACCTGACTACAGGAAGAAGTGTCTGTCCTCACCAGACCCAGTTCCACAACCTGACTACAGGAAGAAGTGTCTGTCCTCACCAGACCCAGTCCCACATCCTGACTACAGGAAGAAGTGTCTGTCCTCACCAGACCCAGTTCCACATCCTGACTACAGGAAGAAGAGTCTGTCCTCACCAGACCCAGTTCCACATCCTGACTACAGGAAGAAGTGTCTGTCCTCACCAGACCCAGTTCCACATCCTGACTACAGGAAGAAGTGTCTGTCCTCACCAGACCCAGTTCCACAACCTGACTACAGGAAGAAGTGTCTGTCCTCACCAGACCCAGTCCCACATCCTGACTACAGGAAGAAGTGTCTGTCCTCACCAGACCCACAACCTGACTACAGGAAGAAGAGTCTGTCCTCACCAGACCCAGTTCCACAACCTGACTACAGGAAGAAGTGTCTGTCCTCACCAGACCCAGTTCCACAACCTGACTACAGGAAGAAGTGTCTGTCCTCACCAGACCCACAACCTGACTACAGGAAGAAGAGTCTGTCCTCACCAGACTTCACAACCTGA